A single Penaeus chinensis breed Huanghai No. 1 chromosome 42, ASM1920278v2, whole genome shotgun sequence DNA region contains:
- the LOC125047851 gene encoding 39S ribosomal protein L4, mitochondrial-like isoform X1 — MSGRLQSFTAVIRNFTRNVSTSKVSGSEIRPVSQASVPLILDEKFDNARNVVAAREAWVETLDANTSEVGMIALHPDVFAVCPRMDIIHENVVWQRKYKMVSKAHTKTKPEVRGGGRKPWPQKGTGRARHSSIRSPLWVGGGVTHGPRAFTTQFYMLPIVTRIHGLTSTLSAKFAQDDLKIVESLQMASDEPGYIEKLCENRQWGPSVLFVDDTDLMPRNITIATDTMQHMNLMPVYGLNVYSMLKHSTLVLTVDAVRRLEERILYHLNRPDLYKENATPFNKQN, encoded by the exons AATGTTAGTACATCAAAAGTCAGTGGATCAGAAATACGACCTGTTTCTCAAGCATCTGTGCCACTTATCTTGGATGAGAAGTTTGACAATGCCAG AAATGTTGTTGCAGCCAGAGAGGCCTGGGTAGAGACATTAGATGCAAACACATCTGAAGTTGGCATGATAGCCCTCCACCCAGATGTTTTTGCTGTTTGTCCAAGGATGGACATAATTCATGAAAATGTTGTATGGCAGAGAAAATACAAGATGGTG AGTAAAGCACACACCAAGACAAAACCAGAAGtacgaggaggaggtagaaagccATGGCCTCAGAAAGGTACAGGTAGAGCCAGACATAGTTCTATTCG atCACCACtgtgggttggtggtggtgtcACTCATGGTCCAAGAGCATTTACTACCCAGTTTTATATGTTGCCTATAGTTACTAGAATTCATGGTCTTACATCAACACTGTCAGCTAAGTTTGCACAG GATGATCTAAAGATTGTGGAGAGCTTGCAGATGGCATCAGATGAACCTGGGTACATAGAAAAGCTGTGTGAAAATCGCCAGTGGGGACCATCTGTTCTCTTTGTAGATGA CACTGACCTGATGCCTCGTAATATTACCATTGCCACAGATACAATGCAGCACATGAACCTCATGCCAGTTTATG GCTTAAATGTGTATAGTATGCTTAAACATTCTACACTTGTTTTGACTGTGGATGCAGTACGTCGCTTGGAGGAAAGGATACTTTATCACTTAAACAGGCCAGATTTGTATAAGGAAAATGCAACCCCTTTCAACAAACAGAATTAA
- the LOC125047851 gene encoding 39S ribosomal protein L4, mitochondrial-like isoform X2, with protein sequence MNVSTSKVSGSEIRPVSQASVPLILDEKFDNARNVVAAREAWVETLDANTSEVGMIALHPDVFAVCPRMDIIHENVVWQRKYKMVSKAHTKTKPEVRGGGRKPWPQKGTGRARHSSIRSPLWVGGGVTHGPRAFTTQFYMLPIVTRIHGLTSTLSAKFAQDDLKIVESLQMASDEPGYIEKLCENRQWGPSVLFVDDTDLMPRNITIATDTMQHMNLMPVYGLNVYSMLKHSTLVLTVDAVRRLEERILYHLNRPDLYKENATPFNKQN encoded by the exons AATGTTAGTACATCAAAAGTCAGTGGATCAGAAATACGACCTGTTTCTCAAGCATCTGTGCCACTTATCTTGGATGAGAAGTTTGACAATGCCAG AAATGTTGTTGCAGCCAGAGAGGCCTGGGTAGAGACATTAGATGCAAACACATCTGAAGTTGGCATGATAGCCCTCCACCCAGATGTTTTTGCTGTTTGTCCAAGGATGGACATAATTCATGAAAATGTTGTATGGCAGAGAAAATACAAGATGGTG AGTAAAGCACACACCAAGACAAAACCAGAAGtacgaggaggaggtagaaagccATGGCCTCAGAAAGGTACAGGTAGAGCCAGACATAGTTCTATTCG atCACCACtgtgggttggtggtggtgtcACTCATGGTCCAAGAGCATTTACTACCCAGTTTTATATGTTGCCTATAGTTACTAGAATTCATGGTCTTACATCAACACTGTCAGCTAAGTTTGCACAG GATGATCTAAAGATTGTGGAGAGCTTGCAGATGGCATCAGATGAACCTGGGTACATAGAAAAGCTGTGTGAAAATCGCCAGTGGGGACCATCTGTTCTCTTTGTAGATGA CACTGACCTGATGCCTCGTAATATTACCATTGCCACAGATACAATGCAGCACATGAACCTCATGCCAGTTTATG GCTTAAATGTGTATAGTATGCTTAAACATTCTACACTTGTTTTGACTGTGGATGCAGTACGTCGCTTGGAGGAAAGGATACTTTATCACTTAAACAGGCCAGATTTGTATAAGGAAAATGCAACCCCTTTCAACAAACAGAATTAA